The following proteins come from a genomic window of Frondihabitans peucedani:
- a CDS encoding TIGR03086 family metal-binding protein — translation MPENWIALLRTAHTEFAARIAAVADWDAPTPDTEWTIRDLVAHVTEDQQWVPELLAGRTTAEAELKVTPLGDDLAAEWRRHAAAALAAWEAADLDASVHLSYDTVRAADYLAEQVGDITIHTWDLARATATSEELDDDLVDAVWSVFEPQAGLLEASGLFAPAVSVPADASLRVRLLALTGRDAG, via the coding sequence ATGCCCGAGAACTGGATCGCCCTCCTCCGCACCGCCCACACCGAGTTCGCGGCGCGCATCGCCGCCGTCGCCGACTGGGACGCCCCGACCCCCGACACCGAGTGGACCATCCGCGACCTCGTCGCCCACGTCACCGAAGACCAGCAGTGGGTGCCCGAGCTCCTCGCCGGCCGCACCACCGCCGAGGCCGAGCTGAAGGTCACACCCCTCGGCGACGACCTCGCCGCCGAGTGGCGGAGGCACGCGGCCGCGGCCCTCGCCGCATGGGAGGCAGCCGACCTCGACGCCTCGGTGCACCTGTCGTACGACACGGTCCGGGCCGCCGACTACCTCGCCGAGCAGGTCGGCGACATCACGATCCACACCTGGGACCTCGCCCGGGCCACGGCCACCAGCGAGGAGCTCGACGACGACCTCGTCGACGCCGTCTGGAGCGTCTTCGAGCCGCAGGCCGGACTCCTCGAGGCGAGCGGCCTCTTCGCCCCGGCCGTGAGCGTGCCGGCCGACGCGTCGCTCCGCGTCCGGCTGCTGGCGCTGACCGGGCGCGACGCCGGCTGA
- a CDS encoding GNAT family N-acetyltransferase has protein sequence MDDLVIRRARSDELGAVADLRWRWSVDEAGVRPVTDPVGYRDATVAFWAAHPSSHRCFVAEHDGEIVGMAWIAYTDRPPTPNDLGRFSADVQSVYVVPELRGESAGSRLLAALIDDARGHGCQYVRVHSSARAVPLYARSGFAVDETYRVLRL, from the coding sequence ATGGACGATCTCGTGATCCGTCGGGCCCGATCCGACGAGCTGGGGGCGGTGGCGGACCTCCGCTGGCGGTGGAGCGTCGATGAGGCAGGTGTACGGCCCGTGACGGATCCGGTCGGCTACCGCGACGCGACAGTGGCGTTCTGGGCAGCGCATCCTTCGTCCCACCGCTGCTTCGTGGCCGAGCACGACGGCGAGATCGTCGGCATGGCGTGGATCGCCTACACCGACCGCCCGCCGACGCCGAACGATCTCGGGCGCTTCTCTGCTGACGTGCAGTCCGTGTACGTCGTACCGGAGCTCCGTGGGGAGAGCGCAGGATCGCGCCTGCTCGCAGCCCTGATCGACGACGCGCGCGGTCACGGCTGCCAGTATGTGCGCGTGCACTCGAGCGCGCGAGCCGTGCCGCTCTACGCGCGGTCCGGCTTCGCCGTCGACGAGACGTATCGCGTCCTCCGGCTCTGA
- a CDS encoding antibiotic biosynthesis monooxygenase family protein, which yields MTVLLEMTLRPDATEAQSIISETLAQTRAYSGNEGIEVLVDDDDSAKLVVVETWESTAHHAAYAEWRTTPEGQNRLGEIVAAPPVKRIFSETLDI from the coding sequence ATGACCGTTCTGCTCGAGATGACCCTCCGACCCGACGCGACGGAGGCCCAGAGCATCATCAGCGAGACCCTCGCCCAGACCCGCGCCTACAGCGGCAACGAGGGCATCGAGGTGCTCGTCGACGACGACGACAGCGCCAAGCTCGTCGTCGTCGAGACCTGGGAGTCGACCGCCCACCACGCCGCCTACGCCGAGTGGCGGACCACCCCCGAGGGCCAGAACCGCCTCGGCGAGATCGTCGCGGCCCCGCCGGTGAAGCGCATCTTCAGCGAGACCCTCGACATCTGA
- a CDS encoding long-chain-fatty-acid--CoA ligase: protein MSDDVQSPPSTRPWSSSYAEGVPLDIEPVTGTLVDLIDEARAAYRSHAALEFFGRTTSYSSLHDQILRAAEGLRRLGVKHGDRVALLLPNCPQHVVAFYAILRLGAVVVEHNPLYTDRELRHLFEDHGARVAVAWDKLVDRLAEMPRDIRFEAVVSVDLTREMPFGKRVALRLPLGRAQDARSALTTRVAKHRTLRVVPWKHVVGARPLRARHERPALDDVALLQYTSGTTGLPKGAILSHRNLRSNVEQARAWVPGLADGTETFYGVLPFFHAYGLTLCLTVAMRIGARVVLFPKFDVDLVLGAVRKSPPTFLPAVPPIYERLAEAAKKRRVDLSSVRFAISGAMNLPPSVTTAWEEATGGMLVEGFGLTETSPIALANPVGSTRRPGTVGVPFPSTEAKVVKRKHPDVEVAPGEKGELLLRGPQVFQGYWRRPDETAAVLIEGGWFRTGDVVTMSADGYITIVDRIKELIVTGGFNVAPSEVEEAVLGVAGVAEAAVVGVPRDAGGEDVTAAVVLKPGARFDEEEARAHCRAHLAAYKVPRRFVVVDELPKNLIGKTLRRKIRESLIAAE, encoded by the coding sequence ATGTCCGATGACGTACAGAGCCCTCCGTCCACCCGTCCCTGGTCGTCCAGCTACGCCGAGGGGGTGCCGCTCGACATCGAGCCGGTCACGGGCACCCTGGTCGACCTGATCGACGAGGCCCGGGCGGCCTACCGCTCGCACGCAGCGCTCGAGTTCTTCGGACGCACGACCAGCTACTCGAGCCTCCACGACCAGATCCTTCGCGCCGCGGAGGGCCTCCGGAGGCTCGGCGTGAAGCACGGCGACCGCGTCGCGCTCCTGCTGCCCAACTGCCCGCAGCACGTCGTCGCGTTCTACGCGATCCTGCGCCTCGGAGCCGTCGTCGTCGAGCACAACCCGCTCTACACCGACCGCGAGCTCCGCCACCTCTTCGAGGACCACGGCGCGCGGGTCGCCGTCGCCTGGGACAAGCTGGTCGACCGCCTCGCCGAGATGCCCCGCGACATCCGCTTCGAGGCCGTGGTCAGCGTCGACCTCACGCGCGAGATGCCATTCGGCAAGCGGGTCGCCCTGCGGCTCCCCCTCGGGCGAGCGCAGGATGCCAGGTCCGCCCTGACCACGCGCGTCGCGAAGCACCGCACCCTCCGCGTCGTGCCGTGGAAGCACGTCGTCGGGGCCCGGCCCCTCCGCGCCCGCCACGAGCGGCCCGCCCTCGACGACGTCGCCCTGCTGCAGTACACCAGCGGCACGACCGGCCTGCCGAAGGGCGCGATCCTGAGCCACCGGAATCTGCGGAGCAACGTCGAGCAGGCGCGGGCCTGGGTGCCGGGGCTCGCCGACGGCACCGAGACGTTCTACGGGGTCCTGCCGTTCTTCCACGCGTACGGGCTCACCCTCTGCCTGACGGTCGCGATGCGGATCGGCGCTCGAGTGGTGCTGTTCCCGAAGTTCGACGTCGACCTGGTGCTCGGCGCGGTGAGGAAGAGCCCGCCGACGTTCCTGCCGGCCGTCCCGCCGATCTACGAGCGACTGGCGGAGGCTGCCAAGAAGCGGAGGGTCGACCTGTCGAGCGTCCGCTTCGCGATCTCGGGGGCGATGAACCTGCCGCCGTCGGTCACCACGGCCTGGGAGGAGGCGACCGGCGGCATGCTCGTCGAGGGCTTCGGACTCACCGAGACGTCGCCGATCGCCCTCGCGAACCCGGTGGGCTCGACCCGGCGCCCCGGCACGGTCGGCGTCCCGTTCCCGTCGACGGAGGCGAAGGTGGTCAAGCGGAAGCACCCCGACGTCGAGGTGGCGCCCGGCGAGAAGGGCGAGCTGCTGCTGCGCGGCCCGCAGGTGTTCCAGGGCTACTGGAGGCGGCCGGACGAGACGGCCGCGGTCCTGATCGAGGGCGGCTGGTTCCGCACCGGCGACGTCGTCACGATGAGCGCCGACGGCTACATCACCATCGTCGACCGCATCAAGGAGCTCATCGTCACCGGCGGCTTCAACGTGGCCCCGTCCGAGGTCGAGGAGGCGGTGCTCGGCGTCGCGGGCGTGGCGGAGGCCGCCGTGGTCGGCGTGCCGCGAGACGCAGGAGGCGAGGACGTCACGGCGGCCGTCGTCCTGAAGCCCGGGGCGCGCTTCGACGAGGAGGAGGCCCGCGCCCACTGCAGGGCGCACCTCGCCGCCTACAAGGTGCCGAGGCGCTTCGTCGTCGTCGACGAGCTGCCGAAGAACCTCATCGGGAAGACGCTCCGCCGGAAGATCCGGGAGTCGCTGATCGCGGCGGAGTGA
- a CDS encoding oxygenase MpaB family protein, translating into MPATALLPALTEPIRARLQYTFNGQRTGIPEWVSDLEKGDDPGFFGPGSAVWAVHGGMSTIPAGVRALLVQALHPGALAGVHDHSRYREDPLGRLAGTIRWIFTVSYGSQEAATHASNWVLRLHEKVTGSYDDRHGVTHPYAANDPALLRWVHLAFADSFLATALAWGTPIPGGADAYVREWAIAGELMGVQDPPRSAAALRAQLDAYDSDGVLERSARTDEVVRFLKRPPLFPVLRAGYPVLFDGAVGTLTPRHRELLGLELPHLGPITLPTRPATSVMLAGIGALLGPEPAAAKAAKVRRARLGVVDEPAA; encoded by the coding sequence ATGCCAGCCACCGCGCTCCTCCCGGCGCTCACCGAACCGATCCGGGCCCGCCTCCAGTACACGTTCAACGGCCAGAGGACGGGCATCCCGGAGTGGGTCAGCGACCTCGAGAAGGGCGACGACCCCGGCTTCTTCGGCCCCGGGTCGGCGGTCTGGGCGGTCCACGGCGGCATGTCGACGATCCCTGCGGGAGTGCGGGCGCTCCTCGTACAGGCCCTCCACCCGGGTGCTCTCGCCGGTGTCCACGACCACTCCCGCTACCGGGAGGATCCCCTCGGGCGCCTGGCCGGCACGATCCGCTGGATCTTCACCGTCTCGTACGGCAGTCAGGAGGCCGCGACTCACGCCTCGAACTGGGTGCTCCGGCTCCACGAGAAGGTCACCGGCAGCTACGACGACCGGCACGGCGTCACGCACCCGTACGCGGCGAACGATCCGGCGCTCCTGAGGTGGGTGCACCTGGCATTCGCCGACTCGTTCCTGGCGACGGCGCTGGCGTGGGGAACGCCGATCCCGGGCGGCGCCGACGCCTACGTCCGCGAGTGGGCGATCGCGGGCGAACTCATGGGCGTGCAGGATCCGCCCCGGTCGGCCGCCGCCCTCCGCGCCCAGCTCGACGCGTACGACTCCGACGGGGTCCTCGAGCGCTCGGCCCGGACCGACGAGGTGGTGCGGTTCTTGAAGCGCCCGCCGCTCTTCCCCGTGCTGCGCGCCGGCTACCCGGTGCTCTTCGACGGCGCCGTCGGCACGCTGACGCCGCGGCACCGCGAGCTGCTCGGCCTGGAGCTGCCGCACCTCGGCCCGATCACGCTGCCGACGAGGCCGGCCACCTCCGTGATGCTCGCCGGCATCGGCGCGCTGCTCGGGCCGGAGCCGGCGGCAGCCAAGGCGGCCAAGGTGCGGCGGGCCCGGCTCGGCGTCGTCGACGAGCCGGCGGCCTAG
- a CDS encoding adenylyl cyclase — MSSRFRRALTALAAAALVATSATGLAQAASAAPAPAHAAHPGHAAHPAPSRAPDLGPNVHVFDPSMSTASIQAEVDAVAAQQIDSEMGTGRVALLFEPGTYGTAADPLVFQVGYYTEVAGLGQSPTDVTINGAVNVYNRCLTADNCIALDNFWRSISNLTINPTGGTGCRTNTEFWAVSQASPMRRVNITGQLSFMDYCTAGPQYASGGFLADSKTQAVTNGSQQQFLTRNSQIGSWSNGVWNQVFAGVEGAPAQSFPKPDPYTTLAATPASREKPYLYVDAKGSWRVFVPTAQTDSSGTTWADGPTAGRSLPLSAFYVASPSDSAKRLDSQLARGKSLLLTPGVYSIDRSLHVRRADTVVLGLGIATLTAERGAVPLVVDADRGVDIAGIMIDAGATNSPALLRLGAAKPAHTHRSPVQSARAAADPVALQDVFFRIGGPHVGRATVSLEVNADHAILDDIWAWRADHGQGVGWTSNTADTGVVVNGDDVTATGLFVEHYQKYNVIWNGERGRTVFFQNELPYDAPSQAAWQHGGVDGWAAYKVSDRVKTNELWGGGSYIFTNVDPSLHATRGFEVPVSPGVRLHDILTVNLGAGTLDHVVNDTGDPATVANTGTPVSLVSGP, encoded by the coding sequence ATGTCTTCCCGCTTTCGACGCGCCCTGACGGCTCTCGCCGCCGCAGCGCTCGTCGCCACCTCCGCGACGGGTCTGGCGCAGGCCGCCTCGGCCGCTCCGGCACCCGCGCACGCTGCGCATCCCGGGCACGCCGCGCATCCTGCGCCCTCGCGTGCGCCGGACCTCGGCCCGAACGTCCACGTCTTCGACCCGAGCATGTCGACCGCCTCGATCCAGGCCGAGGTCGACGCCGTCGCCGCGCAGCAGATCGACTCCGAGATGGGCACCGGACGCGTCGCCCTCCTCTTCGAGCCCGGCACCTACGGGACGGCCGCCGATCCGCTGGTGTTCCAGGTCGGCTACTACACGGAGGTCGCCGGCCTCGGCCAGTCGCCCACCGACGTCACCATCAACGGCGCGGTCAACGTCTACAACCGCTGCCTGACGGCCGACAACTGCATCGCGCTCGACAACTTCTGGCGGTCGATCTCGAACCTCACGATCAATCCGACCGGCGGCACCGGCTGCCGCACGAACACGGAGTTCTGGGCCGTGTCGCAGGCCAGCCCGATGCGGCGCGTCAACATCACCGGGCAGCTGAGCTTCATGGACTACTGCACCGCCGGACCGCAGTACGCGAGCGGCGGATTCCTCGCCGACTCGAAGACGCAGGCCGTGACGAACGGCAGCCAGCAGCAGTTCCTGACCCGCAACAGCCAGATCGGCTCGTGGTCGAACGGCGTCTGGAACCAGGTGTTCGCGGGCGTCGAGGGCGCTCCGGCGCAGTCGTTCCCGAAGCCCGACCCCTACACGACCCTCGCCGCGACTCCGGCCAGCCGGGAGAAGCCCTACCTCTACGTCGACGCGAAGGGCTCCTGGCGGGTCTTCGTCCCGACGGCGCAGACGGACTCGTCGGGCACGACCTGGGCCGACGGCCCCACGGCCGGGCGCTCCCTGCCGCTCAGCGCCTTCTACGTCGCGTCGCCCTCCGACTCCGCCAAGAGGCTCGACTCGCAGCTCGCCCGCGGCAAGAGCCTGCTGCTGACGCCCGGCGTGTACTCGATCGACCGCAGCCTGCACGTCCGTCGTGCCGACACCGTCGTCCTGGGACTCGGCATCGCCACGCTGACCGCCGAGCGGGGAGCCGTGCCGCTCGTCGTCGACGCCGACCGCGGCGTCGACATCGCCGGCATCATGATCGACGCCGGCGCGACGAACTCGCCCGCGCTGCTCCGCCTCGGGGCCGCGAAGCCCGCCCACACCCACCGCTCGCCGGTGCAGTCGGCTCGCGCCGCAGCCGACCCGGTGGCCCTGCAGGACGTCTTCTTCAGGATCGGCGGACCCCACGTCGGGCGCGCCACGGTGAGCCTCGAGGTGAACGCCGACCACGCGATCCTGGACGACATCTGGGCCTGGCGGGCCGACCACGGCCAGGGCGTCGGCTGGACCTCCAACACCGCCGACACCGGCGTCGTCGTGAACGGCGACGACGTCACCGCCACCGGCCTGTTCGTCGAGCACTACCAGAAGTACAACGTCATCTGGAACGGCGAGCGCGGCCGCACGGTCTTCTTCCAGAACGAGCTGCCCTACGACGCGCCCTCGCAGGCGGCGTGGCAGCACGGCGGCGTCGACGGCTGGGCCGCGTACAAGGTCTCCGACCGGGTGAAGACCAACGAGCTCTGGGGCGGAGGCTCGTACATCTTCACGAACGTCGACCCGAGCCTCCACGCCACGCGCGGCTTCGAGGTGCCGGTGAGTCCCGGGGTGCGGCTGCACGACATCCTGACGGTCAACCTGGGCGCCGGCACGCTGGACCACGTCGTGAACGACACCGGGGATCCTGCGACGGTCGCGAACACCGGCACGCCGGTCTCGCTGGTCAGCGGGCCGTAG
- a CDS encoding AAA family ATPase: protein MLGPRDPLVPTPRRVLVAGASGTGKTTLGRRVDEVLGLPHTEIDALFHGPEWSILPGFVEEVDAFTAAPAWVTEWQYASQLGDLLPSRADTVVWLDLRAATHMTRLVRRTLSRRFRRTELWNGNVEPPLRTILTDPEHIIRWGWKSRRTIAARVLDAEREHPALRIVRLRSQRDIEAWVATLAEAATAR, encoded by the coding sequence ATGCTCGGACCCCGCGACCCGCTCGTCCCGACGCCGCGCCGCGTGCTCGTCGCGGGCGCGTCGGGCACGGGCAAGACCACCCTCGGCAGACGCGTCGACGAGGTGCTCGGCCTGCCGCACACCGAGATCGACGCGCTGTTCCACGGGCCGGAGTGGAGCATCCTGCCCGGCTTCGTCGAGGAGGTCGACGCCTTCACGGCGGCGCCCGCGTGGGTGACCGAGTGGCAGTACGCGTCGCAGCTCGGCGACCTGCTGCCGAGCCGGGCCGACACGGTCGTCTGGCTCGACCTCCGTGCGGCGACGCACATGACGCGCCTGGTGCGGCGGACCCTCTCGAGGCGCTTCCGCCGCACCGAGCTCTGGAACGGCAACGTCGAGCCGCCGCTCCGCACGATCCTGACCGACCCCGAGCACATCATCCGCTGGGGCTGGAAGAGCCGCCGGACGATCGCCGCCAGGGTCCTCGATGCCGAGCGCGAGCATCCTGCGCTGCGGATCGTCCGCCTGCGCTCGCAGCGCGACATCGAGGCCTGGGTGGCGACCCTCGCGGAGGCGGCTACGGCCCGCTGA
- a CDS encoding SDR family oxidoreductase — protein MSRVWFITGASKGFGREWTEAALERGDSVAATARRPEALDDLAEQYPDTLLVLQLDVDDREADFEAVKAAHERFGRLDIVINNAGYGHFGMIEELSEQDVRAQLETNLFGALWVTQAALPFLREQGSGHIINVSSIGGISAFPGIGAYHMSKWALEALGQSLAQEVQGFGIKVTTIEPGGFSTDWAGPSAKHSDELPAYEAAHEAMKNRPSVSAKRGTPGATRGPILKIVDAENPPLRIFLGAAPLEIATKDYESRLALWNEWHDVSLEAQGE, from the coding sequence ATGAGCAGGGTCTGGTTCATCACAGGAGCGTCCAAGGGCTTCGGCCGCGAGTGGACGGAGGCCGCCCTCGAGCGCGGCGACAGCGTGGCGGCGACCGCCAGGAGGCCCGAGGCGCTCGACGATCTGGCCGAGCAGTACCCGGACACCCTCCTGGTGCTGCAGCTCGACGTCGACGACCGCGAGGCCGATTTCGAAGCGGTGAAGGCCGCGCACGAGCGCTTCGGACGGCTCGACATCGTCATCAACAACGCCGGCTACGGCCATTTCGGCATGATCGAGGAGCTGAGCGAGCAGGATGTCCGCGCGCAGCTCGAGACGAACCTCTTCGGCGCCCTCTGGGTCACCCAGGCCGCGCTGCCGTTCCTCCGGGAGCAGGGGTCCGGCCACATCATCAACGTCTCGAGCATCGGCGGGATCTCGGCCTTCCCCGGGATCGGCGCCTACCACATGTCGAAGTGGGCGCTCGAGGCTCTCGGGCAGTCGCTGGCGCAGGAGGTGCAGGGCTTCGGCATCAAGGTCACCACCATCGAGCCCGGCGGCTTCTCGACCGACTGGGCGGGCCCGTCGGCCAAGCACAGCGACGAGCTCCCCGCGTACGAGGCGGCGCACGAGGCGATGAAGAACCGCCCGAGCGTCTCGGCCAAGCGAGGCACCCCGGGAGCCACTCGCGGCCCGATCCTGAAGATCGTCGACGCCGAGAACCCGCCGCTGCGGATCTTCCTCGGCGCGGCCCCGCTCGAGATCGCGACGAAGGACTACGAGTCGCGCCTGGCCCTCTGGAACGAGTGGCACGACGTGTCTCTCGAGGCACAGGGAGAGTAG
- a CDS encoding SRPBCC family protein → MSTIHRFIEATPDEVFAVLANGWLFPSWVVGASRIRDVEEAWPAVDSKIHHSFGVWPVVIDDSTSVVDWSPPVRAEFVARGWPLGEADVTIEVQDRSGGCFVTMTEYARSGPGTLVPPLLMEPVLNVRNREALQRLAWLVEGGAAE, encoded by the coding sequence ATGTCGACCATCCACCGATTCATCGAAGCGACCCCCGACGAGGTGTTCGCCGTCCTCGCCAACGGCTGGCTCTTCCCGAGCTGGGTCGTCGGTGCCTCGCGCATCCGCGACGTCGAAGAGGCGTGGCCCGCTGTCGACTCGAAGATCCACCACTCGTTCGGCGTCTGGCCCGTCGTGATCGACGACTCCACCTCCGTCGTCGACTGGAGCCCGCCCGTCCGGGCCGAGTTCGTCGCCCGCGGCTGGCCGCTCGGCGAGGCCGACGTCACCATCGAGGTGCAGGATCGCTCCGGCGGCTGCTTCGTCACGATGACCGAGTACGCGAGGTCGGGGCCCGGCACACTCGTGCCGCCGCTCCTGATGGAGCCGGTGCTGAACGTCCGCAACCGCGAGGCCCTGCAGCGGCTCGCCTGGCTGGTCGAGGGCGGCGCGGCGGAGTAG
- a CDS encoding long-chain-fatty-acid--CoA ligase, which translates to MTIDTERPWLASYAPGIPHDIEPATGSLIDLVRLTAEKYPKATALEYFGAETSYESMVEQIQRAAEGLRALGVSKGDTVALILPNCPQHVVAFYAVLRLGAIVVEHNPLYTPRELQHQFEDHGARFAIAWDKVVKTIQGFPAEVPIDGIVSVDVTKAMPLSMRIQLRLPVKKARESRDRLTTQVTGTTPWEKIAGSSRIVASHPRPATDDLALIQYTSGTTGSPKGAMLSHGNLMSNAAQCQAWIPQIKEGSSVVYAILPMFHAYGLTLCLTFAMRMGARLVLFPAFEPSLVLTAMKKHPPTFLPAVPPIYQRLQRAADDAGVSLKGIDIAISGAMPLSAAVVEPWEERSGGWLIEGYGLSETSPVLMANPVSDARRAGTVGLPFPSTEARAVDPDDPTRDVPRGEPGELLVRGPQVFSGYYHRPEETAEVLIEGGWFRTGDIVTISDDGFVAIVDRIKDLIITGGFNVSPSEVEDTLRQFDGVEDVAVVGLPSASGEQVVAAVVVEKGVELDQSALREFARENLAAYKVPRRIVVVNELPKSLIGKVIRRKVKEQLQKK; encoded by the coding sequence GTGACCATCGACACCGAACGTCCCTGGCTGGCCTCCTACGCTCCGGGCATCCCCCACGACATCGAGCCCGCCACCGGCTCGCTGATCGACCTCGTACGACTCACCGCCGAGAAGTACCCGAAGGCGACGGCGCTGGAGTACTTCGGCGCCGAGACCAGCTACGAGAGCATGGTCGAGCAGATCCAGCGCGCCGCCGAGGGCCTCCGCGCGCTCGGCGTCTCGAAGGGCGACACCGTCGCCCTGATCCTGCCGAACTGCCCCCAGCACGTCGTCGCGTTCTACGCGGTCCTGCGTCTCGGCGCGATCGTCGTCGAGCACAACCCGCTCTACACGCCGCGCGAGCTGCAGCACCAGTTCGAAGACCACGGGGCCCGCTTCGCGATCGCCTGGGACAAGGTGGTGAAGACGATCCAGGGCTTCCCCGCCGAGGTGCCGATCGACGGCATCGTCTCCGTCGACGTCACGAAGGCCATGCCGCTGTCGATGCGGATCCAGCTGCGACTGCCGGTCAAGAAGGCCCGCGAGTCGCGTGACCGCCTGACCACGCAGGTCACCGGCACGACGCCGTGGGAGAAGATCGCAGGATCGTCCAGGATCGTCGCGTCGCACCCCCGCCCCGCCACCGACGACCTCGCGCTGATCCAGTACACCTCGGGCACGACCGGCAGCCCCAAGGGCGCGATGCTGTCGCACGGCAACCTGATGTCGAACGCCGCGCAGTGCCAGGCCTGGATCCCGCAGATCAAGGAGGGCTCGAGCGTCGTCTACGCGATCCTGCCCATGTTCCACGCGTACGGGCTGACGCTCTGCCTCACCTTCGCCATGCGCATGGGCGCCCGCCTGGTGCTCTTCCCCGCCTTCGAGCCGTCGCTCGTGCTGACCGCGATGAAGAAGCACCCGCCGACATTCCTCCCGGCCGTGCCGCCGATCTACCAGCGCCTCCAGCGCGCCGCCGACGACGCTGGGGTGTCGCTGAAGGGCATCGACATCGCGATCTCAGGAGCCATGCCGCTCTCGGCCGCGGTCGTCGAGCCGTGGGAGGAGCGCTCCGGCGGCTGGCTCATCGAGGGCTACGGCCTGAGCGAGACCTCGCCGGTCCTGATGGCCAACCCGGTGTCGGACGCGAGGCGCGCCGGCACGGTGGGGCTGCCGTTCCCGTCGACCGAGGCCCGCGCCGTCGACCCCGACGACCCGACCAGAGACGTGCCGCGCGGCGAGCCCGGCGAGCTGCTCGTGCGTGGCCCGCAGGTGTTCTCCGGCTACTACCACCGCCCCGAGGAGACCGCCGAGGTGCTGATCGAGGGCGGCTGGTTCCGCACCGGCGACATCGTCACCATCTCGGACGACGGCTTCGTCGCGATCGTCGACCGGATCAAAGACCTCATCATCACCGGCGGCTTCAACGTGTCGCCCTCCGAGGTCGAGGACACGCTGCGCCAGTTCGACGGCGTCGAGGACGTCGCGGTGGTCGGACTCCCGAGCGCGTCGGGCGAGCAGGTCGTGGCCGCGGTCGTCGTCGAGAAGGGCGTCGAGCTCGACCAGTCGGCGCTCCGCGAGTTCGCGCGCGAGAACCTCGCCGCCTACAAGGTGCCGCGCCGGATCGTCGTCGTGAACGAACTCCCGAAGAGCCTCATCGGCAAGGTCATCCGCCGGAAGGTCAAGGAGCAGCTGCAGAAGAAGTGA
- a CDS encoding Rho termination factor N-terminal domain-containing protein — protein MAGQKKLEASAKKALKKAKEAVGEAEAKAKKASKQRRIAAADLRSDLQKTVAKAKLEKAQLKDAKQAVEKKTAVLKKTSSKKAKAAEALADVPTPPAASASTRDLPLPHEVTVDVPTADGRSAAADLSSLTMIQLRHLAREKKIPGYSRLSKATLVERLQEA, from the coding sequence ATGGCCGGCCAGAAGAAGCTCGAAGCGTCCGCGAAGAAGGCCCTGAAGAAGGCGAAGGAGGCCGTCGGCGAAGCCGAGGCGAAGGCGAAGAAGGCGAGCAAGCAGCGCAGGATCGCCGCGGCCGACCTCCGATCCGACCTCCAGAAGACCGTGGCGAAGGCGAAGCTCGAGAAGGCCCAGCTGAAGGACGCGAAGCAGGCGGTCGAGAAGAAGACGGCCGTTCTGAAGAAGACGTCGTCGAAGAAGGCGAAGGCGGCCGAGGCTCTGGCCGACGTCCCCACCCCGCCCGCCGCCTCGGCGTCGACGCGCGACCTCCCGCTCCCCCACGAGGTCACCGTGGACGTCCCCACCGCCGACGGCCGTTCGGCCGCCGCCGACCTCTCGTCGCTCACGATGATCCAGCTCCGGCACCTGGCACGGGAGAAGAAGATCCCCGGCTACTCGCGCCTGTCGAAGGCGACGCTGGTGGAGCGTCTGCAGGAGGCCTAG